In Mya arenaria isolate MELC-2E11 chromosome 1, ASM2691426v1, the genomic stretch ttaacctatagtatTCCCCTCAACCTATAGAGTGcgctttaacctatagtgtttCCTTCAACATATAGTGTACCCTTTAACCTATAGCGtgccctttaacctatagtgttcccttcaacctatagtgtgctcctttaacctatagtgttcCCTTCAACCTATAGTGaaccctttaacctatagtgtgccctttACCCTAAAGTGTTCCCTTCATCCTATAGTGTACACTTTAACCTAACGTGtgccctttaacctatagtgtacgctttaacctatagtgtgccctttAATCTTTAGTGtaccctttaacctatagtgtacgctttaacctatagtgtacGCTTTAACCTATTGTGTTCTcttcaacctatagtgtgcttctttaacctatagtgtgccctttTACCTATAGTGtaccctttaacctatagtgtacgctttaacctatagtgtacGCTTTAACCTATTGTGTTCTCTTCAACCTATAAAGTACCCTTTAACTTATAGTATACgatttaacctatagtgtgccctttaacctatagtttACCCTATCACCTATAGTGTACCCTTTCACCTATAGTGTGCttctttaacctatagtgtgacTTTTAACCTATCGTTtaccctttaacctatagtgtaccctttaacctatagtgtacGCTTTAACCTATTGttccctttaacctatagtgtacGCTTTAACCTATAGTAtaccctttaacctatattgtacGTTTTAAACTATAGTGTACGCTTTAACCTATTGTGTACGCTTTAACCTGTATTGTAcgctttaacctatagtgtgccctttaacctatagtttaccctttaacctatagtgtgccctttAACCTAAAGTATGCCCTTCAACCTATAGTGTACCCTTTAACGTAAATTGCACCCATTTAACTTATATTGTGCCACTTCACTTTAACTTATATTGTACCATTTTAACCTAAAGTGTGTCCCTTTAACCTGAATTGTGGATCGGATACCTATAGATTGCCTCTTGAACcaatagtgtgcccctttaacctgtATTAACTCTAATCAGTGTGTACGTATCCGCCAATGTCCCGTCTACCTCTAATCAGTGGGTACTATCCCGCCACTGCCCTAACTACCTTTTATCAGTGGGTACTATCTCGCCACTGCCCCATCTACCTTTTATCAGTGGGTGCTATCCCGCCACTGCCCCATTTACCACTCCTCAGTGGGTACTATCCCGCCACTGCCCCATTTACCACTCATCAGTGGGTACTATCCCGCCACTGCCCCATCTACCTTTTATCAGTGGGTGCTATCCCGCCACTGCCCCATTTACCACTCATCAGTGGGTACTATCCCGCCACTGCCCCATCTACCCTTTATCAGTTGGTACTATCCCGCCACTGCCCCATCTACCTTTTATCAGTGGGTGCTATCCCGCCACTGCCCCATCTACCTTTTATCAGTGGGTGCTATCCCGCCAATGCCCCATTCACCTCTTATCAGTTGGTGCTATCCCGCCAATTCCCCGTTTACCACTCATCAGTGTGTACGAATAGGTTAAAAAGGCAACCtttaggttaaaggggcacaacttATTTTTAAGGGACAaagtacagtttaaaggggtaTACTACAGGTTAAAAAAAGCTCACTATAGGtaaaaggggcacactatatgttaaaggggcacactttATGTTGAAGGACCAAAGTATAGGTTAAAGGAGCACACTGTAGGTTAAAATGGCATACTTTAGGTTAACAGTCCTCACTATTTGTTAGAGCGGCATAATATAGGTTAAACGGCACACTTAAGGTACAAGTAGCACAATTTCAGTTCAATAGGCACACTTTAGGTTAAAGGAGCAACCTATGGGTCAAAGGGACatactataggttaaagggcaCACGTTCGGTTAAAGGGGTACACTAAATGTTGAATGGGTATAGAAAAGGTTAATGTTGCACATTGCAGGTTAGAAGAGCACAATTTAGGTTTAAACCATACTATATCTACAGGGGTTCACAATAGGTtaactataggttaaaggggcactctataggttaaaggggcacactataggttaaagggcaCATTTTAGGTTAAAGGATCACATAAAAGGTTAAATGATGCAGTTTAGGTTAATGGGGCACAATACAGGTCATATGGGGCATATAGGGCACACTATACcttaaagaaatacattaaagGTTAAAGGCCACAATATAGgttataggttaaaggggcacactatagatTGGCGGGACATTCTATATCTTAAAGGGCTAGAGAAAAGGTTAAAGGGGCCCAATATGGGTTaaagggcacactataggtaAAAGGGGCCATATAGGTTAAAAGGGTAAACTTTAGGTTAAAGAGGCCCAATATAGGATAAAAGGCGAATTTTAGGTTGAAGAGGCCCAATATAGGTTAAAAGGGCACACTATATGTTAAAGGGGATTACTATAGGTTTAAGTTCACACTTAAAAATGGCCAATATAGGTTAAAAAGCACACTATATGTTAAAGGGACACAGTATAGGTTAAAGGGACACGCTATAGGTACGAGATGAACTCTTTAAGTTAAATTGGCATAAGAGGTTAAAGGGgcaaattatagttttaataattaaaatcaaatgagttaaacataatatgtcTCGTctcgtgtgacagtgctataaaAACTGGGTAGCTCTAATCTGGGTAACATTCTGTTTGTGCACTTTGCtccaaaaaaactaaaatgactaATGATCTAATCGGAACACTCGCCGAATGTGCACTGCACTCGTGCGAGTATAGATAAGCttgcacacacatacacacgcacgcacgcacgcacgcacgccaGCACGCACGTTCGCAAGCaagcacacacgcacacacagaCACCGAGCTTTAACTAATACACGcaaaacaaagatatataaGGTCACTTACCTCTCTGGTTGGCGATGTTGAGCCAGACAGTATCGTTTGAACACTCCACTAAGTAGTTGCGTATACATTCCTTCGACTCAATGAAGCCACAGGGATCGGGATCTTAAATCAGAAGGAGACAAGGGTTAAGCGTGATACGCATGCGTCAGCCcaaatttgcttttaaaactgttaattaGGGACttgagaaaaacaacattttcccCGGCGCTAGTTGGCATTAGATCAAAGAACGGACTTAAAAACACCACCGTTTATTTCAAGGCTcacttttaacatttgttttgaaattttagttcGTACTTTTcgtccaaatcaaacgtcactGTGTAAAGGGCTGTGTCACTATTTGAACGTCGTCAGCTCCGAAATGACGTAAGATTTGCATATAATTTGAAGCTCTTTATTACAAACGGTACATATTATCAAGTGTCGTTTTATATTCTTTCAAAGCATTTGATAAaaggaaaatatgtttgttaagcAAATGATCGTTATCAATTTCAATTTGAGAACAACAACAATGAATGTAAAGCTTTTGGTGTTCACTCGGAGAAACTTATTGCGAtctgacaacaacaacaataacaacagcagcagcagcagcagcagcaataacaaaagcaacaacaccatcaaaaataacaacactaacaacaacaacaaaaacaaaaacaacagcagcagcagtaacaacaacaaaaaaataacaacaacaataacaacaaaaacaacagtagcaacaacaacacttaccTTTTTGCGTAGACGATCAAAATATCGCATCAGCAAATGATTGCCACAATTTATATAGTCAGGCGCTATTATCGTCTAAATCATGAAATCACAAGGATGAGATGACATTATGTTATAACCTACCATTGAATTTGTTGACCATTGTGACAAGAAGATTCGGGCAGCTTGACTGACACGCGAGCGGAATAGCTGTCTCGTTGATCTGCTTTTCATTTTCTACGATACACTGGACACATTTTCTGTACCGGCATTTGCTACACCTTTCACATTTCTGAATTGACCAATCAtcagttaaaataataataaataatatactgactgaaaatataaaaatattatcgaCATAAAATTGAAGCCCGTTGACTCGACCTCCCAGGGACAACGAAACACGGAAAATTGGACCCAAGCGGAGTTGCtatccagttcgagccatcgaggaATTCGAGaaaagcgagttcgagccaacgaaatTTGACTGTACTAAGTTTGACAAATAACTTTATTGATTGCcttcaatttaaagaaattgatcatttatgtacagttcgagccaacgaggaattcgagcaaagcgagttcgagcaaacgaaGTTTGACTGTACAAAGTTTGACAAATGACTTTATTTATTGAGGGTAACTCTTTAAGCTAAGTAATCAAACTTAATTACTTTATGGCCttcataaacaatataacaGCAATGCAAACAAACGGAGAAAACACATCCGCGTTTTCTTTTTTGAGCGCATATGCATTTTGTCACTTACAGGACACTCTCCGCACGTTGGTCCTTCATAGTCGGGTTCGCATTCACACTTTCCGCAATTACACGTTCCATGGCCATTACACTCCATCTGAaaaaataactctaaaaatatcacacacaaaataaaattattatgcaaaatacTTCTCCCTTACACcgttaatatgtatatacaatttcaagtcaaaaacatttgaagttAAGGGGAAAAAATAAACCTGTCCTGGTGTCGGGGGCCGGACGTACAGACGGGACAAAGTGATTCCTATAAACCCTTAACCACCAAGTGATGGAGATTCAATACTAATCATAGCCGTACCCCTGTTTCCGGATGTTTACAATTGCGTTTCGGAGGGCATTCACAGTGATGGCCATCATAATCGTCCTTACATAGACATCTTCCGCAAGTACATTGCCCTTGAtctgaaatgtgtttcattttaaggTTAAACTCAAAGTCCTTTGATtagaatgttaaaataaatggcCAACTGAGTGAATGATTTAATGAGGAATGTCTAATGATAAGGACATAAATACTATTGATTATGGACCCTGACTAAAATAGTTTAACAAATAGGGCATTTTTCTGCCAAAAAGCAATTCCAAAGTCCTTATATCGGTAATGATTCgataaaacgaaataaattttattatgatgGATGAATACTGCCATTTCAAGTtcactataggttaaaggggcactctataggttaaaggggcacactataggttaaagggcaCATTTTAGGTTAAAGGATCACGCAAAATGTTGAATGATGCAGTTTAGGTTAATGGAGCACAATACAGGTCATTTGGGCATGCTAAAGGTGTTTAAAGGGCACACTATACcttaaagaaatacattaaagGTTAAAGGCCACAATATAGgctataggttaaaggggcacactatagatTGGAGGGACATTCTATATCTTAAAGGGCTAGAGAAAAGGTTAAAGGGGcccaatataggttaaagggcacactataggtaAAAGGGGCCATATAGGTTAAAAGGGTAAACTTTAGGCTAATGAGGCCCAATATAGGATAAAAGGCGAATTTTAGGTTAAAGAGGCCCAATATAGGTTAAAAGGGCACACTATATGTTAAAGGGGATTACTACAGGATTAAGTTCACACTTTACGTTAAaaagggcacactataggttaaaaaGCACTTTATATGTTAAAGGGACACAGTATAGGTTAAAGGGACACTCTATAGGTTCGAGGTGAACTCTTAAGTTAAATTGGCATAAGAGGTTAAAGGGgcaaattatagttttaataattaaaatcgaatgagttaaacataatatgtcTCGTctcgtgtgacagtgctataaaCACTGGGTAGCTCTAATCAGGGTAACATTCTGTTTGTGCACTTTGCTCCAAATTGACTAATAATCTAATCGGAACACTCGCCGAATGTGCACTGCACTCGTGCGAGTATAGATAAGCTAActaaacacacacacgcacgcacgcacgcacgcacgccaGCACGCATGTTCGAAAGCaagcacacacgcacacacagaCACCGAGCTTTAATTAATACAcgcaaaacaaagaaatataagGTCACTTACCTCTCTGGTTGGCGATATTGAGCCGGACAGTATCGTTTGAACACTCCACTAAGTAGTTGCGTATACATTTCTTCGACACAATGAAACCACAGGGATCGGGATCTTAAATCAGAAGGAAATAAGGGTTTAGCGTGATACGCATGCGTCAGCTCAATTTGCTTTTGAAACTGTTAATTAGGGACTTgggaaaaacaacattttcccCGGCGCTAGTTGGCATTAGATCAAAGAACGGACTTACAAACACCACCGTTTATTTCAAGGCTCactttcaacatttgttttgaaattttagttcgtacttttcttccaaatcaaacgtcactGTGTAAAGGGCTGTGTCACAATTTGAACGTCGTCAGCTCCGAAATGAGGTAAGATTTGCATATAATTTGAGGCTCTTTATTACAAACGGTACATATTATCAAGTGTCGTTTTATATTCTTTCAAAGCATTTGATAAaaggaaaatatgtttgttaagtAAACGATCGTTATCAATTTCAATTTGAGAACAACAACAATGAATGAAAAGCTTTTGGTGTTTACTCGGAGGAACTTATTGCGATCTGACAAccacaacaataacaacaacagcaacagcagcagcagcaacaacaacaacagaagcagcaacaacaaaagcaacaacaccattaacaataacaacactaacaacaacaacaacaaaaacaaaaacagcagcagtaacaacaacaaaaacaataacaacaacaacaaaaacaacagtagcagcaacaaaaacaacagtagcagcaacaacaacaacaacaacacttaccTTTTTGCGTAGACGATCAAAATATCGCATCAGCAAATGATTGCCACAATTTATATAGTCACGCGCTATTATCGTCTAAATCATGAAATCACAAGGATGAGATGACATTATGTTATAACCTACCATTGAATTTGTTGACCATTGTGACAAGAAGATTCGGGCAGCTTGACTGACACGCGAGCGGAATAGCTGTCTCGTTGATCATGGCTGTCTGCTTTTCATTTTCTACGATACACTTGACACATTCTCTGTACCGGCATTTGCTACACCTTTCACATTTCTGAATTGACCAATCAtcagttaaaataataataaataatatactgactgaaaatataaaaatgttatcgACATAAAGTtgaaccccgttgactcgacCTCCCAGGGACATCGAAACACGGAAAATTGGACCCAAGCGGAGTTGCtatccagttcgagccatcgaggaATTCGAGaaaagcgagttcgagccaacgaaatTTGAATATACTAATTTGACAAATAACTTTATTGATTGCtttcaatttaaagaaatcgATCTTTTATatacagttcgagccaacgaggaattcgagcaaagcgagttcgagcaaacgaaGTTTGACTGTACAAAGTTTgacaaataactttatttactGAGGGTAACTCATTAAGCTACGTAATCAAACCTAATCACTTTATGGCCttcataaacaatataacaGCAATGCAAACAAACGGAGAAAACACATTCGCGTTTTCTTTTTTGAGCGCAAATGCATTTTGTCACTTACAGGACACTCTCCGCACGTTGGTCCCTCATAGTCGGGTTCGCATTCACACTTTCCGCACTTACACGTTCCATGGCCATTACACtccatctgaaaaaaaaaactctaaaaatatcacacacaaaataaagttattatgcAAAATACTTCTCCTTTACACCGTCAATATGTGTATACAATTTCAAGtcaaaaacatttgaagttAAGGGGAAAAAATAAACCTGTCCTGGTGTCCGAGGCCGGACGTACGGACGGGACAAAGTGATTCGTATAAACCCTTAACCACCAAGTGATGGAGATTCAATACTAATCATAGCCGTACCCCTGTTTCCG encodes the following:
- the LOC128207905 gene encoding integrin beta-like protein 1, whose translation is MCIKPGSTEKCSNQGQCTCGRCLCKDDYDGQHCECPPKRNCKHPETGMECNGHGTCKCGKCECEPDYEGPTCGECPKCERCSKCRYRDCVKCIVENEKQTAMINETAIPFVCQSSCPNLLVTMVNKFNDSDPCVFVESKKCIRNYLVECSNDTVRLNIANQRDHGQCNCGRCLCKDDYDGHHCECPPKRNCKHPETGMECNGHGTCKCGKCECEPDYEGPTCGECPKCERCSKCRYRECVKCIVENEKQTAMINETAIPLACQSSCPNLLVTMVNKFNDPDPCGFIVSKKCIRNYLVECSNDTVRLNIANQRDQGQCTCGRCLCKDDYDGHHCECPPKRNCKHPETGMECNGHGTCNCGKCECEPDYEGPTCGECPKCERCSKCRYRKCVQCIVENEKQINETAIPLACQSSCPNLLVTMVNKFNDPDPCGFIESKECIRNYLVECSNDTVWLNIANQRVCTYPSDALLIVLPILACILGVGLLMIIIWRILTSSTTRSNIRGLNMRPSTAY